From Triticum aestivum cultivar Chinese Spring unplaced genomic scaffold, IWGSC CS RefSeq v2.1 scaffold39106, whole genome shotgun sequence:
ATCTCCGACCACAACCGGGAAGAAGAGCAGGAGCAGCGCCCTCCTGCCGCAGCCATGGAGTTGCAGTTCTTCCTCAACGACCTGCCGGGGAACGACTTCAACCTCGTGTTCAGGTCGCTGGATCGGCTGCAGGAGCTCACCGCCGATAGGAGGCCGCAATACTACGTGGCCGGGATGCCGGGTTCTTTCTACACCAGGCTGTTCGCATGCCGGAGTGTCCACCTCTTCCATTCCTCCTACTCCCTCACGTGGAGGTCCAAGGTGCGTGCGTACAAACCAGTTCGAGGCATTGTTTGAGCTCAAGTGAAACCCGTGTTAAAACTGCTTGAGAATCTCTTCAACAAACTCACATGATTTACTCACTCATTTCTTAGCAAGAGAAAAAAATTaatatacttttccaaacaatcATGTCTTGCCACAAGGTGCAAGAAGCCAACTGCGACTAGAGAAACGAGAGGAATGTAAACTCTAGAATGTAATTACATGTTATCCCTtattttttttctctatacttgctactccctccgttccaaaatatagtgtgTTCTCGGTTTCCgcgcttcaactttgaccataaatttaatcaaTGAGACCGATTGCGgtaggagcaaaaattatatcaatgagttcgtattcaaaagaagttttcaattatataatttttgctcccgccacagtcgatcttgttggttaaatttatggtcaaagttgaacctcgggAAACGCGGGCGCGCtatatttttttttagaaaaggagggagTACCAGAATTAGTTTCGAGAAATATGCTGACCATGACGTTATAGATGGCTATCCATTGTCCTTATATCGAAAAAGAGGGTATCCCATGTTTTGCTACTTGCTATGTAAGATGATCTTAAGAGAATAATGAAGTGCAtgcgatggacaaactgaagtgtGGGTGGATTAAATGCCAAGAGCTAGCCAAAATCCAACTCATCCAGCTACAATTCCCTGGTGAAATTTAATTCAAACGATAATCCAAACTTTGAGAGAAGATAAATACTAAGGAATATTGGTTGTTGAACTTGAAAGAAAGAAGCCACTTTTAGTGATCATGCATTAGCCAATGACTAATTATCCTGGTGCAAAAGTTGTCACTGGTCGCTACCATTCATTACGGTTCATATCAGTTCAGTTACCGTGGTTTTGTTACATCGGGGGAGAAAAAGGTATTTCAAATCCAACAAAAAATCAATTTTACGTATACATATGGACATATATATTGCACGTGTGTATAAAGTTTAACATATTACTGTATGTCTTTTCTGCTGTAGCTTGCACACAAGAAAACAAATGTGTCGATCAAAGATTGACTTACTATTTGTGCAAATTTGTATTTCTTCATGTCGCTTATTAACATATTTTTGAATAACATTGTGCATAGATGCAATATATATTCATGGGGTTTTGGAAATTTTAAAGAAAAATAAATTTGTACATACCAGTATATTGATTTTGTCCAACTAATCACATAACTATATCAATTCCTTTATGGCTTCCAAAGGTACCGGATGAGCTTTCAAGAGGTGCTTACCTGAATGAAGAGAGCATCTACATTGGCAAGAGTACTCCTCCAGCTGTGATAAAACTATACCAAGAAGAGTACCATAAGGACCTGTCTTTGTTCCTGACGCTG
This genomic window contains:
- the LOC123176906 gene encoding benzoate O-methyltransferase; this translates as EKAMLETRPVLQGAVVELYRSLPDKSTMVVADLGCSSGPNTLLLVSEVIGTISDHNREEEQEQRPPAAAMELQFFLNDLPGNDFNLVFRLFACRSVHLFHSSYSLTWRSKVPDELSRGAYLNEESIYIGKSTPPAVIKLYQEEYHKDLSLFLTLRFNEL